Proteins encoded by one window of Maliibacterium massiliense:
- a CDS encoding YraN family protein produces the protein MDNQALGRLGEEQACAYLVARGYAIVARNVRTRQGEVDIVARQGDVLAFVEVKTRASTRFGMPQQAVDARKQRRIIAVALQFLQQHPAYAACTVRFDVIACLHGNVTHFVDAFAADGAFF, from the coding sequence ATGGATAACCAGGCGCTGGGCAGGCTGGGAGAGGAACAGGCCTGCGCCTACCTTGTGGCGCGGGGCTATGCGATTGTAGCGCGCAACGTGCGCACGCGCCAGGGAGAAGTGGACATCGTGGCGCGCCAGGGGGACGTGCTTGCCTTTGTAGAGGTCAAGACGCGTGCCTCCACGCGCTTTGGCATGCCCCAGCAGGCGGTGGACGCGCGCAAGCAGCGGCGCATCATCGCCGTGGCGCTGCAGTTTTTGCAGCAGCACCCCGCGTATGCGGCCTGTACGGTGCGCTTTGACGTCATTGCCTGCCTGCATGGAAACGTGACGCATTTTGTCGACGCATTTGCCGCGGACGGCGCCTTTTTTTGA
- a CDS encoding phospholipid carrier-dependent glycosyltransferase → MNRRRKKGWALALALLALLTLGGCTQIPVTTQAPSYAPDANPWLIDGGTLKMPAGIFWPLVALLTLGFLALCFYAYKRAQRMARLGETPYDALALGCAFALAFTLRAVLAMVFAGHPTDIACFSVWSLRMVEVGPADFYIPTLFCDYPPGYFYLNYPFAAMVKLFGLAYQSPFTTLLIKMPAILADLALAYVLMRVVSARYGRAQGSLAALLVLFNPALWVNSAMWGQIDSVLTILLVLTLLDVKRDYVVRAGAWYTVALLVKPQALIIGPVLLWYVIDYFRRNKARALLPALYTALVMLGIFLLAVIPAGVKQPFGWLAAKYFGTMTSYPYATLNAPNFYALLGYNLKYHIDTLLGVSMQTWGIIGMAASVALSGIVYFRKKGERPLLGSAATLIFTLFMFGPSIHERYIYPAIILLFFMAWRRRDALLGGIAAGLSAVQFITCIVILRVFHFPANHPVLLFCSAANLALYLLFMLRMFGWRAPARRHARSGRQPQTKSTGGTNMKRSGRAAQERILHGANIYPKARWTRLDVILLTLLTLVYGFIGLSRLGDRHMPQTYWQPERSMFCYEVDFGSVQDIAYVNTLALINDGKMTVEVSEDGVNWGEPIIEWDHSFSKYWVWQRHNTPFHARYVRFMPTQANFRLLEIGFFDANDNLITPTVIQAQDDAYPFANAFDEQQYVPTRASYMNSMYFDEVYHPRTAYEQIHGWQIYEVTHPPLGKDIMMIGISLFGMTPFGWRIMGALAGVLMVPAMYVLGKQLFKKTRYAFLTSLLFTFDFMHYAQTRIATIDSFSVLFIIVMFIFMYDYFTHSFHDYPLWRTLLPLGLCGLMFGVGAATKWICIYAGGGLALLFFYTMYLRLQEYRWAGKYLKVLPEPVEEPVQELDAAMAGDPLCIETQAEREARLERTRARMGQVRTMFPKRLAVTIAWCLLFFIVIPCLIYYASYAPYVGTPNQGGSQLEIVLRNQEYMFSYHDKLVLEIQKEPHPYESKWYTWPVMIRPIFFFMGENLPEGTVEGLSSFGNPAVWWLGFVALIWMIFSLFTKRRQGDHALWARAHRQDRTRWFILIGLAAQYVPWMFVPRSTYIYHYFATVPFLVLCIVVMLRDFLEVKPHSRARKGVVIGYCALTVLLFAMFYPLITGTPIPAWYAQCCRWLPSWVLYGYWL, encoded by the coding sequence ATGAATAGACGACGCAAAAAAGGATGGGCGCTCGCGCTGGCCCTGCTTGCGCTCCTGACGCTTGGCGGGTGCACGCAGATCCCCGTCACCACCCAGGCGCCCAGCTACGCGCCCGACGCCAATCCCTGGCTGATCGACGGGGGCACGTTGAAGATGCCCGCCGGCATCTTCTGGCCGCTGGTGGCGCTCCTCACGCTTGGGTTTCTGGCGCTGTGCTTTTACGCTTACAAGCGGGCGCAGCGCATGGCGCGCCTGGGCGAGACGCCGTACGACGCGCTGGCGCTGGGCTGCGCGTTTGCGCTTGCCTTTACCCTGCGCGCCGTGCTGGCCATGGTGTTTGCGGGCCATCCCACGGACATCGCCTGTTTTTCCGTGTGGAGCCTGCGCATGGTGGAGGTCGGTCCGGCCGACTTTTACATTCCCACGCTCTTTTGCGATTACCCGCCGGGGTATTTCTATTTAAACTATCCTTTTGCGGCCATGGTCAAGCTCTTTGGCCTCGCCTACCAGTCCCCCTTTACCACGCTGCTGATCAAAATGCCCGCGATCTTGGCGGATCTTGCGCTGGCCTACGTATTGATGCGCGTGGTCTCGGCGCGCTATGGCAGGGCACAGGGGAGTCTCGCGGCGCTGCTGGTGCTGTTTAACCCCGCGCTGTGGGTCAACTCTGCGATGTGGGGGCAGATCGATTCGGTGCTGACCATCCTGCTGGTGCTGACGCTGCTGGACGTCAAGCGCGACTATGTGGTGCGCGCGGGGGCCTGGTACACGGTGGCGCTGCTGGTCAAGCCCCAGGCGCTCATCATCGGGCCGGTGCTGCTGTGGTATGTGATCGACTACTTCCGCCGCAACAAGGCCAGGGCGCTGCTGCCCGCGCTCTACACCGCGCTTGTGATGCTGGGCATCTTCCTGCTTGCGGTGATTCCCGCCGGCGTCAAGCAGCCGTTCGGCTGGCTGGCGGCCAAATACTTCGGCACCATGACCTCCTACCCGTACGCCACGCTCAACGCGCCCAATTTTTACGCGCTATTGGGTTACAACCTCAAGTATCATATCGATACGCTGCTGGGGGTGTCGATGCAGACGTGGGGCATCATCGGCATGGCGGCCTCGGTGGCGCTCTCGGGCATCGTGTATTTCCGCAAGAAGGGGGAGCGTCCGCTGCTGGGCAGCGCGGCGACGCTGATCTTTACGCTGTTCATGTTCGGGCCGAGCATCCACGAGCGCTACATCTATCCGGCCATTATTCTGCTGTTTTTTATGGCGTGGCGCAGGCGCGATGCGCTGCTTGGCGGCATCGCGGCCGGCCTTTCGGCGGTGCAGTTTATCACGTGCATCGTGATACTGCGCGTCTTTCACTTCCCGGCAAACCACCCAGTGCTGCTCTTTTGCAGCGCGGCAAACCTCGCACTGTACCTGCTGTTTATGCTGCGCATGTTCGGCTGGCGCGCGCCTGCGCGCCGCCACGCGCGCAGCGGGCGGCAGCCACAAACAAAAAGCACCGGAGGCACCAATATGAAGCGATCAGGGCGCGCGGCACAGGAACGCATTCTGCACGGCGCAAACATCTATCCCAAAGCCAGGTGGACGCGCCTGGACGTCATCCTGCTGACGCTGCTGACGCTCGTCTACGGCTTCATCGGCCTGTCGCGCCTGGGGGACAGGCATATGCCCCAGACCTACTGGCAGCCCGAGCGCAGCATGTTCTGCTATGAGGTGGACTTCGGCAGCGTGCAGGACATCGCCTACGTCAACACGCTCGCCCTCATCAACGACGGCAAGATGACTGTCGAGGTCTCCGAGGACGGCGTCAACTGGGGCGAACCCATCATTGAATGGGACCACAGCTTTTCCAAATACTGGGTGTGGCAGCGCCACAACACGCCCTTCCACGCCCGTTACGTGCGCTTTATGCCCACGCAGGCCAACTTTCGCCTGCTGGAGATCGGCTTTTTTGACGCAAACGACAATCTGATCACGCCGACGGTGATCCAGGCGCAGGACGACGCGTATCCTTTTGCCAACGCCTTTGACGAGCAGCAGTACGTGCCCACCCGCGCCTCGTACATGAACAGCATGTATTTCGACGAGGTGTACCACCCGCGCACGGCGTACGAGCAGATCCACGGCTGGCAGATCTACGAGGTCACCCACCCGCCGCTGGGCAAGGACATCATGATGATCGGCATCAGCCTCTTTGGCATGACGCCCTTTGGCTGGCGCATCATGGGCGCGCTTGCGGGGGTGCTGATGGTGCCCGCCATGTACGTGCTGGGCAAGCAGCTCTTCAAAAAAACCAGGTACGCCTTTTTGACCAGCCTTTTGTTCACCTTCGACTTTATGCACTACGCCCAGACGCGCATCGCGACCATCGACTCGTTTTCGGTGCTGTTTATCATCGTGATGTTCATCTTTATGTACGATTACTTCACCCACAGCTTCCACGATTACCCGCTGTGGCGCACGCTGCTTCCCCTGGGGCTGTGCGGCCTTATGTTCGGCGTCGGCGCGGCCACCAAGTGGATATGCATCTACGCGGGCGGGGGCCTTGCGCTGCTGTTTTTCTACACGATGTATCTGCGCCTGCAGGAGTACCGCTGGGCGGGCAAGTACCTGAAGGTACTGCCCGAGCCTGTGGAGGAGCCGGTACAGGAACTGGACGCGGCCATGGCCGGCGATCCCCTGTGCATCGAGACGCAGGCAGAACGGGAGGCGCGCTTGGAGCGGACGCGCGCGCGCATGGGGCAGGTGCGCACGATGTTTCCCAAACGGCTTGCGGTTACCATCGCCTGGTGCCTGCTGTTCTTTATCGTGATCCCCTGCCTGATCTACTACGCCTCCTACGCGCCCTACGTGGGCACGCCCAACCAAGGCGGCTCGCAGCTGGAGATCGTGCTGCGCAACCAGGAATATATGTTCAGCTATCACGATAAACTGGTGCTGGAAATTCAAAAGGAACCCCATCCCTACGAATCCAAGTGGTACACCTGGCCGGTGATGATCCGCCCCATCTTCTTCTTTATGGGGGAAAACCTGCCGGAAGGCACGGTGGAGGGCCTGTCCTCCTTCGGCAACCCAGCGGTGTGGTGGCTCGGCTTTGTTGCGCTGATATGGATGATCTTCTCGCTCTTTACCAAACGGCGGCAGGGGGACCACGCCCTATGGGCGCGTGCGCACAGGCAGGATCGCACCCGCTGGTTTATCCTCATCGGCCTTGCGGCGCAGTACGTGCCCTGGATGTTTGTGCCGCGTTCCACCTACATCTACCATTACTTTGCCACGGTGCCCTTCCTTGTGCTGTGCATTGTGGTGATGCTGCGCGACTTTCTGGAGGTCAAACCCCACAGCAGGGCGCGCAAAGGCGTGGTGATCGGCTACTGCGCGCTGACGGTGCTGCTGTTTGCGATGTTCTATCCGCTCATCACGGGCACGCCTATCCCCGCCTGGTACGCCCAGTGCTGCCGCTGGCTGCCCAGCTGGGTGCTTTACGGTTACTGGCTCTAG
- a CDS encoding YifB family Mg chelatase-like AAA ATPase gives MLAQVQSYALSGLEGYRVDVEVDISTGLPAFETVGLPDAAVKESKERVRSAVKNSGLDFPLARITVNLAPANARKEGSLYDLPIALGILCATGQIPKAALEDTVVVGELALNGDVRAVSGVLPMMIAAHAQGVRRVILPRGNVGEANCIEGMAVYVADTLGGLCSALGGQCALERAPYTPWDAARGRHSAQGVDLAQVRGQKNAKRALEIAAAGGHNLLMVGPPGSGKTMLARCLPTILPEMSMQEAMEVTKVHSVAGVLPEGSGLLCERPFRAPHHTASVPAMLGGGRNAKPGEVSLAHFGVLFLDEFPEFPRAVLEALRQPLEDGVVQVSRVNASVTYPARCMLVASMNPCPCGNYGSTTQSCRCTPAQIARYLGRVSGPLLDRIDMQIEVEAVPIASLHAPAGGEETSDAVRARVEEARKFQRDRFAASEGLYFNAQLDAKSLEQYAALQPEARALLEQAFTALKLSARAHGRIIKVARTIADLAGSDSILSEHIAEAIQYRTLDRKYWHMT, from the coding sequence GTGCTGGCACAGGTGCAGAGCTACGCGCTTTCCGGCCTGGAGGGCTACCGCGTGGACGTGGAGGTGGATATCTCCACCGGCCTGCCCGCCTTTGAGACGGTAGGCCTGCCCGACGCGGCGGTCAAAGAATCCAAAGAGCGGGTGCGCTCGGCTGTCAAAAACAGCGGTTTGGACTTCCCGCTTGCGCGCATCACGGTCAACCTCGCGCCCGCAAACGCGCGCAAGGAGGGATCGCTCTACGACCTGCCCATCGCGCTGGGTATCCTCTGCGCGACCGGACAGATTCCCAAAGCTGCGCTGGAGGATACCGTTGTGGTGGGGGAACTGGCCCTCAACGGCGACGTGCGCGCGGTCAGCGGCGTGCTGCCCATGATGATCGCGGCGCACGCGCAGGGGGTGCGCAGGGTGATCCTGCCGCGCGGCAACGTGGGGGAGGCAAACTGCATCGAGGGCATGGCGGTGTACGTGGCCGATACGCTTGGCGGGCTGTGCAGCGCGCTTGGTGGGCAATGTGCGCTGGAGCGCGCCCCCTACACCCCGTGGGACGCCGCGCGGGGCAGGCACAGCGCCCAGGGCGTGGATTTGGCGCAGGTGCGCGGGCAGAAGAACGCCAAACGCGCGCTGGAGATCGCCGCGGCGGGCGGGCATAATCTTTTGATGGTGGGGCCGCCCGGCTCGGGCAAGACCATGCTGGCCCGCTGCTTGCCCACGATCCTGCCGGAGATGTCCATGCAGGAGGCTATGGAGGTCACCAAAGTGCACTCGGTGGCGGGGGTACTGCCCGAAGGCAGCGGCCTGCTGTGCGAGCGTCCCTTCCGCGCGCCGCATCACACCGCATCGGTGCCCGCCATGCTGGGTGGCGGCAGGAACGCCAAGCCCGGCGAAGTGAGCCTGGCCCACTTTGGCGTACTCTTTTTGGACGAATTTCCGGAGTTCCCGCGAGCGGTGCTGGAGGCGCTGCGCCAGCCGCTGGAGGATGGGGTGGTGCAGGTCAGCCGCGTCAACGCCAGCGTGACGTACCCCGCGCGCTGCATGCTGGTGGCCTCCATGAACCCCTGCCCGTGCGGCAACTACGGCTCAACCACCCAGAGCTGCCGCTGCACGCCCGCGCAGATCGCGCGCTACCTGGGGCGTGTGAGTGGTCCGCTGCTGGACCGCATCGACATGCAGATCGAGGTGGAGGCGGTGCCCATTGCATCGCTGCACGCGCCGGCGGGGGGCGAGGAAACCTCCGATGCGGTGCGCGCGCGGGTGGAGGAGGCGCGAAAATTCCAGCGCGACCGCTTCGCCGCGAGCGAGGGGCTCTACTTCAACGCGCAGCTGGACGCAAAATCGCTGGAACAGTACGCCGCGCTGCAGCCGGAGGCCCGCGCCCTGCTGGAGCAGGCGTTCACAGCGCTCAAGCTTTCCGCACGGGCGCACGGGCGCATCATCAAGGTGGCCCGCACCATCGCGGATCTGGCGGGGAGCGATAGCATTTTATCCGAACACATTGCAGAGGCCATACAGTACCGCACATTGGACCGCAAATACTGGCATATGACTTAA
- the dprA gene encoding DNA-processing protein DprA, which translates to MQYNEQEKLWIWLASVAGMNARKFDALLSAFDTPACVWEEGTEETLSPVVGRATASMIAASRNTFYLEAFLQRLESLDIRALARVSDTYPEMLRHIDDAPPVLYTRGRSDVSFAKSAAVVGSRNASRYGREMAVRIAGGLGANGVTVVSGLARGIDTCAQVACMEAGGVTVGVLGCGLDVVYPPENREVFQRVMQVGMLVSEYPPGTKPLGAHFPARNRIISGLAHAVVLIEAQEKSGTMITVRHAQTQGREVFAVPANITAPSSYWPNRLIQEGAAVVLDAQDILSEMRWNTGSHALAQGGRASLEELVLSPQEALVVAALTHGEATFDELCQMTALPAQILNVHLTSLELREIIEQFPGKIIALHRKYGP; encoded by the coding sequence ATGCAGTACAACGAACAGGAAAAGCTGTGGATATGGCTTGCGAGCGTTGCGGGCATGAATGCGCGTAAATTTGACGCGTTGCTCAGCGCTTTTGACACGCCAGCCTGTGTCTGGGAAGAGGGCACGGAGGAAACCTTGTCCCCCGTGGTGGGCCGTGCCACCGCATCGATGATCGCGGCCAGCCGCAACACCTTTTACCTGGAGGCCTTTTTACAGCGGCTGGAAAGCCTGGATATCCGCGCGCTGGCGCGCGTCAGCGATACGTATCCCGAGATGCTGCGGCATATCGACGACGCGCCCCCGGTGCTCTACACCCGCGGAAGAAGCGACGTCTCCTTTGCAAAAAGCGCGGCTGTCGTAGGCTCGCGCAACGCCTCGCGCTACGGCAGGGAGATGGCCGTGCGCATCGCGGGCGGTCTTGGCGCAAATGGCGTGACGGTGGTATCGGGCCTTGCGCGGGGCATCGATACCTGCGCCCAGGTTGCCTGCATGGAAGCGGGCGGCGTCACGGTGGGCGTGCTGGGTTGCGGCCTGGACGTGGTCTACCCGCCGGAGAACAGGGAGGTTTTTCAGCGAGTGATGCAAGTGGGCATGCTGGTGAGTGAATACCCGCCGGGCACCAAGCCGCTGGGCGCACATTTCCCCGCGCGCAACCGCATCATCAGCGGCCTTGCGCACGCGGTGGTGCTCATCGAAGCCCAGGAAAAGAGTGGCACCATGATCACCGTGCGCCACGCGCAGACGCAGGGCCGCGAGGTGTTCGCCGTGCCCGCCAACATCACGGCTCCCTCGAGCTACTGGCCCAACCGGCTGATTCAGGAGGGGGCGGCCGTGGTGCTCGACGCGCAGGATATTCTCTCGGAAATGCGCTGGAATACCGGCAGCCACGCGCTGGCGCAGGGGGGCCGCGCATCGCTTGAAGAACTGGTGCTTTCCCCGCAGGAGGCGCTAGTTGTGGCGGCGCTGACCCATGGCGAGGCGACCTTTGACGAACTCTGCCAGATGACCGCGCTGCCTGCACAAATATTGAATGTCCACTTGACAAGCTTGGAATTGCGGGAAATAATAGAACAGTTCCCAGGCAAAATCATTGCGCTGCACAGAAAATACGGTCCGTAA